Proteins from a genomic interval of Lolium perenne isolate Kyuss_39 chromosome 1, Kyuss_2.0, whole genome shotgun sequence:
- the LOC127327757 gene encoding ketol-acid reductoisomerase, chloroplastic, with protein MAAPTTSAASTLAFSHPKTLAAAAATLSAATSVAFPAAHPSCALATRRRAVAAMVAAPAKVGAAMPSLDFDTAVFNKEKVSLAGHEEYIVRGGRNLFPLLPEAFKGVKQIGVIGWGSQGPAQAQNLRDSLTEAKSDIVVKIGLRKGSKSFDEARAAGFTEENGTLGDIWETVSGSDLVLLLISDSAQADNYEKIFSHMKPNSILGLSHGFLLGHLQSAGLDFPKNISVVAVCPKGMGPSVRRLYVQGKEVNGAGINASFAVHQDVDGRATDVALGWSVALGSPFTFATTLEQEYKSDIFGERGILLGAVHGIVEALFRRYTEQGMDEELAYKTTVEGITGIISKTISKKGMLEVYNSLSEEGKKEFNKAYSASFYPCMDILYECYEDVASGSEIRSVVLAGRRFYDKEGLPAFPMGKIDQTRMWKVGEKVRATRPQGDLGPLHPFTAGVYVALMMAQIEVLRKKGHSYSEIINESVIESVDSLNPFMHASGVAFMVDNCSTTARLGSRKWAPRFDYILTQQAFVTVDKDAPINQDLISNFFSDPVHGAIKVCAELRPTVDISVTADADFVRPELRQSA; from the exons ATGGCGGCGCCCACCACCTCCGCGGCCTCCACGCTCGCCTTCTCCCaccccaaaaccctagccgccgccgccgccaccctctccgccgccaCCTCCGTCGCCTTCCCCGCCGCCCACCCCTCATGCGCCCtcgccacccgccgccgcgccgtcgccgccatggtcgccgccCCGGCCAAGGTGGGGGCCGCCATGCCCTCGCTCGACTTCGACACCGCGGTGTTCAACAAGGAGAAGGTCTCCCTCGCCGGACACGAGGAG TACATCGTGaggggcgggcggaacctcttcCCGCTGCTCCCGGAGGCGTTCAAGGGCGTCAAGCAGATCGGGGTCATCGGGTGGGGCTCTCAG GGTCCGGCACAGGCCCAGAACCTGAGAGACTCTTTGACTGAAGCCAAGTCGGACATTGTTGTCAAG ATTGGTCTCCGGAAAGGTTCCAAGTCTTTTGATGAGGCACGTGCAGCTGGGTTCACTGAGGAGAACGGGACATTGGGAGATATATGGGAGACGGTTTCAGGCAGTGATCTTGTGTTGCTGCTCATATCTGATTCTGCACAG GCAGACAACTACGAGAAAATCTTCTCTCACATGAAACCAAACAGTATTCTTGGTTTATCCCACGGGTTTCTCCTTGGACATTTGCAATCAGCTGGCCTTGATTTCCCCAAGAACATCAGTGTGGTTGCTGTATGCCCCAAGGGAATGGGCCCATCAGTGCGGAGACTTTATGTTCAGGGCAAAGAAGTGAATGGTGCTGGCATCAACGCTAGCTTCGCTGTTCACCAG GATGTTGATGGAAGGGCAACTGATGTTGCTCTAGGATGGTCGGTTGCACTAGGATCCCCGTTCACATTCGCTACTACTCTAGAACAGGAGTACAAGAGTGATATCTTTGGGGAGCGAG GAATTTTGCTTGGTGCTGTCCATGGCATCGTGGAGGCTCTATTTAGGAGATACACAGAGCAAGGAATGGATGAGGAATTGGCTTACAAAACCACTGTAGAGGGCATCACTGGAATTATCTCAAAAACCATCTCGAAGAAG GGTATGCTTGAAGTGTACAACTCCTTGAGTGAGGAAGGCAAAAAGGAGTTCAACAAGGCCTACAGCGCATCGTTTTATCCTTGCATGGATATCCTCTACGAGTGCTATGAAGATGTTGCCTCTGGAAGTGAAATCAGGAGTGTTGTGTTGGCCGGACGGAGGTTTTAT GATAAGGAAGGTCTTCCTGCTTTCCCTATGGGCAAAATTGACCAAACCCGTATGTGGAAGGTTGGTGAAAAGGTGCGGGCAACCCGGCCACAGGGTGACCTTGGGCCACTTCACCCCTTCACCGCTGGAGTTTACGTTGCGCTAATGATGGCCCAG ATTGAGGTCCTCAGGAAGAAGGGCCACTCGTACTCTGAGATCATCAACGAGAGCGTGATCGAGTCGGTAGACTCGCTGAACCCCTTCATGCACGCGAGTGGGGTGGCCTTCATGGTCGACAACTGCTCCACCACTGCCCGGCTGGGATCAAGgaagtgggcaccacgcttcgacTACATCCTGACCCAGCAGGCTTTCGTGACTGTTGACAAGGACGCGCCCATCAACCAGGATCTCATCAGCAACTTCTTTTCGGACCCTGTCCACGGCGCCATCAAGGTCTGCGCCGAGCTGAGGCCGACCGTCGACATCTCGGTAACGGCCGACGCTGACTTTGTGCGCCCCGAGCTCAGGCAGTCTGCCTAG